A single region of the Acidimicrobiales bacterium genome encodes:
- a CDS encoding NADH-quinone oxidoreductase subunit N: MGSLFLAQLHQDLPALQLPRIDYSAIMPELILIGLALVLMTAAALTRRRLPRGTYAIFTVAAAGASMAYAYLLWNHVARGGYTAIAGSVAVDGFSVFFIMLIGAALIVSALSADSYLRRERLDGPEFYVLAMLSASGAMFMAAANDLIVMFLGLEILSIALYVLAGYHARRRESGEAAIKYFVLGAFSSAIFLYGVALTYGATGSTNLGQVAKFLAQNVTVSNGLLLAGMALLLVGLGFKVAAVPFHFWTPDVYQGSPTPVTGFMAATAKAAGFAGLLRLFFSTFSILRLDWKPLIWALALLTLLVGAVVAIVQRDVKRMLAYSSISHAGFVLVGLEVATKNGIAGGLYYLFAYVFMVVGSFTIVTLVGGRGDARHDLDSYRGLFARNPGLALLLALFLMAQAGIPFTTGFLAKFYVISAAVSSGAYPLALIAMIAAVIAAFFYLRVIVLMYTPAGRPPEASAPADAGAGGYDTRPALGAETPVGEAALATAPGGVAVAERTAVAEEAEGEENTSIQVPLLAGVGLVVSAAFTVFFGLYPAPLIDFAHRATLLF; the protein is encoded by the coding sequence ATGGGAAGTCTCTTCCTCGCCCAGCTGCACCAGGATCTGCCGGCGCTGCAGCTTCCCCGCATCGACTACTCGGCCATCATGCCCGAGCTGATCCTCATCGGTCTGGCCCTGGTGCTCATGACCGCAGCGGCGCTGACGCGCCGCCGTCTACCCCGTGGGACCTACGCCATCTTCACGGTGGCCGCCGCGGGCGCGTCCATGGCCTACGCCTACCTGTTGTGGAACCACGTCGCCCGAGGCGGCTACACGGCGATCGCCGGGTCCGTCGCCGTGGACGGGTTCAGCGTCTTCTTCATCATGCTGATCGGGGCCGCGCTCATCGTGTCCGCCCTCTCGGCCGACTCCTACCTGCGCCGGGAGCGGCTGGACGGACCCGAGTTCTACGTGCTCGCCATGCTGTCGGCCTCCGGGGCCATGTTCATGGCCGCCGCCAACGACCTGATCGTGATGTTCCTCGGGCTGGAGATCCTGTCGATCGCCCTGTACGTGCTGGCCGGCTACCACGCCCGGCGCCGGGAGTCGGGAGAGGCGGCGATCAAGTACTTCGTGCTCGGCGCGTTCTCATCGGCCATCTTCCTCTATGGCGTCGCCCTCACCTACGGCGCCACCGGATCGACCAACTTGGGCCAGGTAGCGAAGTTCCTGGCCCAGAACGTCACTGTCTCCAACGGCCTGCTGCTCGCCGGGATGGCCCTGCTGCTCGTCGGGCTCGGGTTCAAGGTGGCGGCCGTCCCCTTCCATTTCTGGACTCCCGACGTCTACCAGGGCTCGCCGACCCCGGTCACCGGGTTCATGGCGGCGACCGCCAAGGCTGCCGGCTTCGCCGGCCTGCTGCGCCTCTTCTTCTCGACCTTCTCGATCCTGCGGCTGGACTGGAAGCCCCTGATCTGGGCGCTCGCCTTGCTCACCTTGCTCGTCGGGGCGGTGGTCGCCATCGTGCAGCGCGACGTCAAACGGATGTTGGCCTACTCGTCCATCAGCCACGCCGGGTTCGTCCTCGTCGGGCTGGAGGTGGCGACCAAGAACGGGATCGCCGGCGGGCTCTACTACCTCTTCGCTTACGTGTTCATGGTTGTCGGCAGCTTCACCATCGTGACCCTCGTCGGCGGTCGGGGAGACGCTCGCCACGACCTGGACTCCTACCGGGGCCTGTTCGCGCGCAACCCGGGCCTGGCCCTCCTGCTGGCGCTCTTCCTCATGGCCCAGGCCGGGATCCCCTTCACGACCGGCTTCCTCGCCAAGTTCTACGTGATCTCCGCGGCGGTGAGCAGCGGCGCCTATCCGCTGGCGCTCATCGCCATGATCGCGGCGGTGATCGCCGCTTTCTTCTACCTGCGCGTCATCGTGCTCATGTACACCCCTGCGGGGCGCCCGCCGGAGGCGTCTGCGCCTGCTGACGCCGGGGCAGGCGGTTACGACACCCGGCCCGCGCTCGGTGCCGAGACGCCGGTGGGCGAGGCGGCCCTGGCGACGGCGCCGGGCGGCGTGGCCGTCGCCGAGCGGACAGCGGTGGCGGAGGAGGCCGAGGGCGAGGAGAACACCAGCATCCAGGTGCCGCTGTTGGCCGGGGTGGGGCTGGTCGTGTCCGCCGCCTTCACGGTGTTCTTCGGGCTCTATCCGGCGCCGCTCATCGACTTCGCCCACCGGGCCACGCTGCTGTTCTGA
- the nuoL gene encoding NADH-quinone oxidoreductase subunit L: MLHYAYIIPLLPLSGAVILALFGRRIGNPLAGWLATALVTASFVVGVFVFIDLLNRAGGNRSFDQTIYTWIPVGGLQIKAALLIDPLSITMVLFVTAVSALIHLYSIGYMQRDPQFSKFFVYLNLFVFSMLILVMADNFVLTFLGWEGVGACSYWLVAFWFDRDSAASAGKKAFIVNRIGDFGFLTAMFLIFSTVGTLSYGGVFGAVSRIGPGTITAITLLLFLGAVGKSAQIPLFIWLPDAMEGPTPVSALIHAATMVTAGVYLMARVSPLLTHTTSSLNVVAIVGLVTAFVAATSACAQGDIKRALAYSTISQLGYMFLAVGSGAYVAAIFLMVTHAFFKALLFLGAGSVIHGMHDEQEMSRFGGLRKWMPVTATTFIVAWLSIAGVPPFSGFWSKGDVLMNAFARSPALYAGGLLTALLTAYYMGRVVFLTFYGPERWRTSGPHETLPHEAPSVMIVPLVVLALLSLGGGIINLPIDNYDFLGRWLSPVFGPALRVLHYSGSTQRLFEIADASVAVVGAALAGGLWLRRWERPRLTPVFLQRAWYVDWAYDTFIARPSTALANFSATVFDNEVIDGVVNGTATLIRGSGDRLRRLQTGYVRNYALAIATGAALVLAYLASRVGS, encoded by the coding sequence GTGCTCCACTACGCCTACATCATCCCCCTGCTGCCCCTGTCGGGGGCCGTGATCCTGGCCTTGTTCGGCCGCCGCATCGGCAATCCCCTGGCCGGCTGGCTGGCGACGGCGCTCGTGACGGCCTCCTTCGTGGTCGGCGTGTTCGTCTTCATCGACCTGCTCAACCGGGCTGGCGGCAACCGCTCGTTCGACCAGACGATCTACACCTGGATCCCGGTGGGCGGCCTCCAGATCAAAGCGGCGCTGCTGATCGACCCGCTGTCGATCACGATGGTGCTGTTCGTGACGGCGGTGAGCGCGCTCATCCACCTCTACTCGATCGGCTACATGCAGCGCGATCCGCAGTTCTCGAAGTTCTTCGTCTACCTCAACCTCTTCGTGTTCTCCATGCTCATCCTGGTGATGGCGGACAACTTCGTGCTCACCTTCCTCGGCTGGGAGGGGGTGGGGGCGTGCTCGTACTGGCTCGTCGCCTTCTGGTTCGACCGGGACAGCGCCGCCTCGGCGGGCAAGAAGGCGTTCATCGTCAACCGGATCGGCGACTTCGGTTTCCTCACCGCCATGTTCCTGATCTTCTCCACGGTGGGCACGCTCAGCTACGGCGGTGTGTTCGGCGCAGTGAGCCGCATCGGACCGGGAACGATCACCGCCATCACCCTGCTCCTGTTCCTCGGCGCGGTGGGCAAGTCGGCCCAGATCCCGCTGTTCATCTGGCTCCCCGACGCCATGGAGGGCCCGACTCCGGTGTCGGCGCTGATCCACGCCGCCACCATGGTCACCGCCGGCGTCTACCTCATGGCGAGGGTGAGCCCGCTCCTCACCCACACGACGTCGTCGCTCAACGTCGTGGCCATCGTCGGACTGGTGACCGCCTTCGTGGCCGCCACCTCGGCGTGCGCCCAGGGGGACATCAAACGGGCCCTCGCCTACTCGACGATCTCCCAGCTGGGCTACATGTTCCTGGCCGTGGGGTCGGGCGCCTATGTCGCCGCCATCTTCCTGATGGTGACCCACGCCTTCTTCAAGGCCCTGCTGTTCCTCGGTGCAGGTTCGGTCATACACGGCATGCACGACGAACAGGAGATGTCCCGTTTCGGGGGGCTGCGAAAATGGATGCCGGTCACGGCGACGACCTTCATCGTCGCCTGGCTGTCCATCGCCGGCGTGCCCCCCTTCTCCGGGTTCTGGTCCAAGGGCGACGTGCTCATGAACGCCTTCGCCCGCAGCCCGGCACTGTACGCCGGCGGCCTGCTCACGGCCCTGCTCACCGCGTACTACATGGGCCGGGTGGTCTTCCTCACGTTCTACGGGCCCGAGCGGTGGCGCACGTCCGGACCGCACGAGACCCTCCCGCACGAGGCCCCCTCGGTGATGATCGTCCCCCTCGTGGTGCTGGCCCTGCTGTCGCTGGGCGGGGGCATCATCAACCTGCCCATCGACAACTACGACTTCCTCGGCCGGTGGCTCAGTCCCGTCTTCGGGCCCGCCCTGCGGGTGCTCCACTACAGCGGGAGCACGCAACGGCTCTTCGAGATCGCCGACGCTTCTGTGGCGGTGGTGGGAGCCGCGCTCGCCGGCGGGCTGTGGCTGCGGCGCTGGGAGCGGCCCCGCCTCACGCCGGTCTTCCTCCAACGGGCCTGGTACGTCGACTGGGCCTACGACACCTTCATCGCCCGCCCCTCCACGGCGCTGGCCAACTTCTCGGCCACCGTGTTCGACAACGAGGTCATCGACGGCGTCGTCAACGGCACGGCGACCCTCATACGGGGTAGCGGCGACCGCTTACGGCGCCTGCAGACGGGCTACGTACGCAATTACGCCCTCGCCATCGCCACGGGCGCCGCCCTCGTACTCGCCTACCTGGCCAGCCGGGTGGGCTCGTGA
- a CDS encoding NADH-quinone oxidoreductase subunit J translates to MPLVSLGHVPLLAVTITDATVFAVSAAVVVAGAIGVIAARNPVHSALMLVMTLFGIAVLFVEQSADFLAVVQVIVYAGAIVVLFLFVIMLLGVDRVEALQRDPLPGQRPLALIVGAAGLSLLLFLAGIHWVTGAHSLAGPSGGPGSNVEKLARSLFTTYLLPFEVTSVLLVIAVVGAVVLSRRPSREVEAPEDGRGGEKE, encoded by the coding sequence GTGCCGCTCGTCTCGCTGGGGCACGTCCCGCTCCTCGCGGTGACGATCACCGATGCGACGGTCTTCGCCGTATCGGCCGCGGTCGTCGTGGCCGGGGCCATCGGGGTCATCGCCGCCCGCAACCCCGTCCACTCCGCCCTGATGCTGGTCATGACCCTGTTCGGCATCGCCGTCCTGTTCGTGGAGCAGTCGGCCGACTTCCTGGCCGTCGTGCAGGTGATCGTCTACGCCGGCGCCATCGTGGTGCTCTTCCTCTTCGTCATCATGCTGCTGGGCGTGGACAGGGTGGAAGCGCTGCAGCGGGACCCGCTCCCGGGCCAGCGGCCGCTGGCCCTGATCGTCGGGGCGGCCGGGTTGTCCCTGCTGCTGTTCCTGGCCGGGATCCACTGGGTGACGGGCGCCCACTCGCTGGCTGGTCCCTCGGGAGGACCGGGCTCCAACGTCGAGAAGCTGGCCCGCTCCCTCTTCACCACCTACCTACTCCCCTTCGAGGTCACGTCCGTCCTGCTGGTGATCGCCGTGGTCGGCGCGGTGGTGCTCTCTCGCCGGCCGTCGAGGGAGGTCGAGGCGCCCGAGGATGGGCGGGGGGGCGAGAAGGAATGA
- a CDS encoding phosphatidylglycerol lysyltransferase domain-containing protein, with protein sequence MACDGTLVDELDVEVGLGGRALVVSDLLLGPSATPASASAATDLARAIEAWSGPGALIVAGNLFELLVAEPPDAGSPDAGPDPRAALDAHPRLTRALRAFGAGESRRLICLPGSRDARLAWDAAAAGGVAGELGAELALAVELSLETGAGRRRVRVEPGHRLDPRHALADPRNPACTPVGHHLLADMLPALGGARSSWLRGVDRLPEPSSFPRFLASRLAYRRVARHAWWLLVPFAVAILLKVPLSYLWAAPAQHLSHLGAWPRRLGLVGLTTVLDLVLVVLAVAWVSRRTWAAMGGVALGSSGDDPNDEARAEATGLVRAGHTGLVTGHTRQPELTLLGPGFYANPGAVAEVVDECPARLGLPPVFLPRRQLSWVELEAGAELHARLLQARLDLPGATFIERMAARRRPIGDAHPAVVATFPHGPPYPQLADPASRQRLVRRLAAVAIALAGVVNLASAVTPPFRNHLDFVVDVVPLSVSQAASALVALAGLALLALARGVRRGQRQAWTVALGLLVGTGVLHLVQGGGLEEAVIALAVAWFLLVNRSSFPGAVDRRSRRRGGLALLAATVVVTAVTTTSMEVALALHSHTRPLGIVRALEAVAGRMIGLRTVALPHRLDEFLAPTLFAIGLGLAIVALVLAFRPVVDRRLVGPGSQQRARDIVRRHGEGTLDYFALRHDKVHFFDGDSVVAYAVYGGVCLVSPDPIGPEADRDRLWSSFRAFVDNHGWTLAVLGAGEDWLPTYRSSGMHDLYLGDEGVVDITRFSLQGGRNKGLRQAVNRIARYGYTISFHDPAHIEAALADALRDVMTRSRRGDVERGFSMTLGRLFDPGDVGLLLAVATAADGTPVAFCQYVPAPGINGYSLDLMRRDDGDHPNGLLDFVIVETIEHLRQLGMQGLGLNFATMRSVLAGETGDGLHRRVERWMLRRMSSSMQIESLWRFNAKYDPDWQPRYAVYQSPEQAPAVAVAIARAESFWELPLIGRFLVPDASKTDTQNGDERAEPAEQTASSASR encoded by the coding sequence ATGGCCTGCGACGGCACCCTCGTCGACGAGCTCGATGTCGAGGTGGGCCTGGGCGGCCGAGCGCTGGTGGTGAGCGATCTGCTGCTGGGGCCCTCGGCGACGCCCGCCTCGGCGTCGGCCGCGACCGACCTGGCCCGCGCCATCGAGGCGTGGAGCGGCCCGGGAGCCCTCATCGTGGCCGGCAACCTCTTCGAGCTGTTGGTCGCCGAGCCCCCCGATGCCGGGTCCCCCGATGCGGGGCCGGATCCCAGGGCGGCGCTGGACGCACACCCGCGGCTGACGCGGGCGCTTCGGGCCTTCGGCGCCGGCGAGAGCCGGCGTCTGATCTGCCTGCCGGGGAGCCGGGATGCCCGGCTGGCCTGGGACGCCGCCGCCGCCGGCGGCGTGGCGGGCGAACTGGGCGCAGAGCTGGCCCTGGCCGTCGAGCTGTCGCTCGAGACCGGTGCCGGTCGGCGCCGGGTGCGGGTCGAGCCGGGCCATCGACTCGACCCCCGTCACGCGCTGGCCGATCCCCGCAACCCGGCCTGCACCCCGGTCGGCCACCACTTGCTGGCCGACATGCTGCCCGCCCTGGGCGGGGCCCGATCGTCCTGGCTCCGCGGCGTCGACCGCCTCCCGGAGCCGTCCAGCTTCCCCCGCTTCCTGGCCTCGCGGCTGGCGTACCGGCGGGTTGCTCGACACGCCTGGTGGCTCCTAGTGCCCTTCGCCGTGGCCATTCTCCTGAAGGTCCCGCTCTCCTACCTGTGGGCGGCGCCGGCCCAGCATCTCTCCCATCTCGGCGCCTGGCCCCGCCGCCTGGGCCTGGTGGGTCTCACCACGGTCCTCGACCTGGTGCTGGTGGTGCTGGCGGTGGCCTGGGTGAGCCGGCGCACCTGGGCGGCCATGGGAGGGGTCGCCCTGGGCAGCTCCGGCGACGACCCGAACGACGAGGCACGCGCCGAGGCCACGGGGCTGGTCCGAGCCGGTCACACCGGGCTGGTCACGGGCCATACCCGGCAGCCCGAGCTGACCCTCCTCGGGCCGGGCTTCTACGCCAACCCTGGGGCGGTGGCCGAGGTGGTCGACGAGTGCCCTGCCCGTCTCGGGCTGCCGCCGGTCTTCCTGCCTCGCCGGCAGCTGTCGTGGGTCGAGCTGGAGGCGGGAGCGGAGCTCCACGCCCGGCTGCTCCAGGCCCGCCTCGACCTGCCGGGCGCCACGTTCATCGAGCGGATGGCCGCCCGGCGCCGCCCCATCGGCGACGCGCACCCCGCGGTCGTGGCCACCTTTCCCCACGGTCCGCCGTATCCCCAGCTCGCCGACCCCGCCTCTCGCCAGCGCCTCGTCCGCCGCCTGGCGGCCGTCGCCATCGCCCTCGCCGGCGTGGTCAACCTGGCTTCGGCGGTGACCCCGCCGTTCCGCAACCACCTCGACTTCGTCGTCGACGTGGTGCCGCTCTCGGTCTCTCAGGCCGCCTCGGCGCTGGTTGCCCTCGCCGGCCTGGCCCTCCTCGCCCTGGCCCGCGGTGTCCGGAGGGGCCAACGCCAGGCCTGGACCGTCGCCCTCGGCCTCCTGGTGGGCACGGGCGTGTTGCACCTGGTCCAGGGCGGCGGTCTGGAGGAGGCGGTCATCGCGCTGGCCGTGGCGTGGTTCCTGTTGGTCAATCGCTCGTCCTTTCCGGGGGCCGTGGACCGGCGCTCGCGAAGGAGGGGCGGTCTTGCGCTCCTGGCTGCGACTGTGGTCGTCACCGCGGTGACGACCACGTCGATGGAGGTGGCGCTGGCGCTCCACTCCCACACCCGGCCGCTCGGCATCGTGCGGGCCCTGGAAGCGGTCGCCGGGCGCATGATCGGGCTGCGAACGGTGGCCCTCCCGCACCGCCTGGACGAGTTCCTCGCACCCACACTTTTCGCCATCGGACTGGGCCTGGCGATCGTGGCCCTGGTGCTCGCCTTCCGGCCCGTTGTGGACCGGCGGCTGGTCGGCCCCGGCAGCCAGCAGCGGGCCAGGGACATCGTCCGCCGCCACGGAGAGGGGACGCTCGACTACTTCGCCCTCCGCCACGACAAGGTCCACTTCTTCGACGGCGACAGCGTGGTTGCCTATGCCGTGTACGGGGGCGTCTGCCTCGTCTCGCCCGACCCCATCGGCCCCGAGGCCGACAGGGACCGGCTCTGGTCGTCCTTCCGCGCCTTCGTCGACAACCACGGTTGGACCCTGGCCGTCCTCGGTGCGGGAGAGGACTGGCTGCCGACCTACCGGTCGTCCGGCATGCACGACCTCTACCTGGGCGACGAAGGCGTCGTGGACATCACCCGCTTCTCGTTGCAGGGCGGGCGCAACAAGGGTCTCCGGCAGGCCGTCAACCGCATCGCCCGCTACGGCTACACGATCTCCTTCCACGATCCGGCCCACATCGAGGCCGCCCTCGCCGACGCGCTGCGCGACGTCATGACCCGCAGCCGGCGCGGTGACGTCGAGCGAGGGTTCTCCATGACCCTCGGGCGTCTGTTCGACCCCGGCGACGTGGGTCTTCTGCTGGCAGTGGCCACCGCCGCCGACGGCACGCCCGTCGCCTTCTGTCAGTACGTCCCCGCGCCGGGGATCAACGGGTACTCGCTCGACCTCATGCGGCGCGACGACGGCGACCACCCCAACGGCCTGTTGGACTTCGTGATCGTGGAGACGATCGAGCACCTGCGCCAGCTGGGCATGCAGGGGCTGGGGCTCAACTTCGCCACCATGCGCTCGGTGCTCGCCGGTGAGACCGGCGACGGCCTGCATCGCCGGGTCGAGCGCTGGATGCTCCGGCGAATGTCCTCCTCGATGCAGATCGAGTCGCTCTGGCGCTTCAACGCCAAGTACGACCCGGACTGGCAGCCGCGCTACGCCGTGTACCAGTCGCCCGAGCAGGCGCCGGCGGTGGCGGTGGCCATCGCCCGGGCCGAGTCGTTCTGGGAGCTGCCGCTCATCGGGCGGTTCCTGGTCCCCGACGCGTCAAAGACCGACACCCAGAACGGGGACGAGCGCGCCGAGCCGGCGGAGCAGACGGCCAGCTCGGCGAGCCGCTGA
- a CDS encoding NADH-quinone oxidoreductase subunit M translates to MSGIAGAAAPVLAAAHPGPGFPLLTTLVLIPAGGAVVVAAVPRARQRLVQFLGVAFSVAVLGFAVFIAVRFRVGDGGFQMVSQHSWISVFGISWKLGIDGISLFLVLMCAVLFPVALVGGRVKSNPKGFVAWMLLLECACLGSFLALDLFLFFLFFELTLVPTYFIIGGWGHERRGNAALKFFLYTFLGSAVMLIGLLTVVYLHQRSTGHLTFDLVTLSATQPFSSTIGIVLFLAFMAAFAVKAPIFPFHTWSPPAYTEAPAAGSVILAAVMAKIGSYGIIRFDFELFPKAAAQLAPTLLTLAAIGILYGAVVAAAQRDLKRMVAYSSLTNLGFIVLGTFAITTQGVSGGVLQMLNHGLFTAALFLLIGFIYERRRSWQTSDLGGLQRAAPVMAGVFTVAMMASIGLPGLNGFVGEFLILIGTFLSHRWWAVAATIGVIFAAIYLLWAFQRVFHGRAAGPNLHVPDLSWRERAAVAPLILAIVFLGVYPRPVLDRITPSVNRLISHVEQGSSFRQPAVANGSSGPSSSASASGAR, encoded by the coding sequence GTGAGCGGCATCGCCGGCGCGGCGGCGCCGGTCCTGGCTGCCGCCCATCCCGGGCCCGGCTTTCCGCTGTTGACAACGCTCGTGCTGATCCCGGCGGGGGGCGCGGTCGTCGTCGCCGCCGTGCCGAGGGCCCGCCAGCGGCTCGTCCAGTTCCTGGGCGTCGCCTTCTCGGTGGCCGTCCTGGGCTTTGCCGTGTTCATCGCCGTTCGCTTCCGGGTGGGCGACGGTGGCTTCCAGATGGTCTCCCAGCACAGCTGGATCAGCGTGTTCGGCATCTCGTGGAAGCTCGGCATCGACGGGATATCGCTCTTCCTGGTGCTGATGTGCGCTGTGCTGTTCCCCGTCGCCCTGGTCGGCGGGAGGGTCAAGAGCAATCCCAAGGGCTTCGTGGCCTGGATGCTGCTGCTCGAGTGCGCCTGCCTCGGGAGCTTCCTGGCCCTCGACCTCTTCCTCTTCTTCCTCTTCTTCGAGCTCACCCTGGTGCCGACGTACTTCATCATCGGCGGCTGGGGCCACGAGCGGCGCGGCAACGCGGCGCTGAAGTTCTTCCTGTACACCTTCCTCGGGTCGGCGGTCATGCTCATCGGCCTGCTGACCGTGGTGTACCTCCACCAGCGCAGCACGGGGCACCTGACCTTCGACCTCGTGACCCTGTCCGCCACCCAGCCCTTCTCGTCGACGATCGGCATCGTGCTGTTCCTGGCCTTCATGGCCGCCTTCGCCGTGAAGGCGCCGATCTTCCCGTTCCACACCTGGTCCCCTCCCGCCTACACCGAGGCTCCGGCCGCCGGCTCGGTGATCCTCGCCGCGGTCATGGCCAAGATCGGCAGCTACGGCATCATCCGCTTCGACTTCGAGCTGTTCCCCAAGGCGGCGGCGCAGCTGGCCCCGACCCTGCTGACCCTCGCCGCCATCGGCATCCTCTACGGGGCGGTGGTGGCGGCCGCCCAGCGCGACCTCAAGCGCATGGTGGCCTACTCGTCGCTCACGAACCTGGGGTTCATCGTGCTCGGTACCTTCGCTATCACCACCCAGGGCGTGTCCGGCGGCGTGCTCCAGATGCTCAACCACGGACTGTTCACCGCCGCCCTGTTCCTCCTGATCGGATTCATCTACGAGCGGCGACGGAGCTGGCAGACGAGCGACCTGGGCGGCCTCCAGCGGGCGGCGCCCGTCATGGCCGGGGTGTTCACGGTGGCGATGATGGCCTCGATCGGGCTGCCCGGCCTGAACGGATTCGTCGGTGAGTTCCTGATCCTGATCGGCACCTTCCTCAGCCACCGGTGGTGGGCGGTGGCGGCCACCATCGGTGTGATCTTCGCCGCCATCTATCTGCTGTGGGCGTTCCAGAGGGTGTTCCACGGCCGGGCGGCGGGTCCCAATCTCCACGTCCCCGACCTCTCGTGGCGAGAGCGCGCCGCCGTGGCCCCGCTGATCCTGGCCATCGTCTTCCTCGGCGTCTATCCGAGGCCCGTCCTGGATCGCATCACCCCGTCGGTCAACCGCCTCATCAGCCACGTGGAGCAGGGAAGCAGCTTCCGCCAGCCGGCCGTCGCCAACGGATCGTCGGGACCGTCCTCCTCAGCCTCGGCCTCGGGGGCGCGGTGA
- a CDS encoding zinc metalloprotease HtpX, with the protein MGFRNTLKTYVLLAALGGLLIVIGFGVGGSSGAAIGLVIGLVITGASYWFSDTIAIKAARATPVSEAEMPEYYRIVRELTQRMDMPMPRLYVTPEMQPNAFATGRSPKHAAVAVTRGILGILDWDELRGVLAHELSHVGNRDILIGSVAAAVAMGITFVSRIALWTTIFTGGDGESGDNIFATLALVILAPIAAFLLQLALTRSREYEADRSGARLLGDGEPLARALAKIEAGVKAVPMNVPPAEASMFIVNPLSGRRVNFANLFMTHPPTEQRIARLRSGQWRS; encoded by the coding sequence ATGGGATTTAGGAACACCCTCAAGACATACGTACTGCTGGCTGCCCTCGGCGGCCTCCTGATCGTCATCGGGTTCGGTGTCGGCGGTTCAAGTGGCGCGGCGATCGGCCTGGTCATCGGTCTGGTGATCACGGGCGCCTCGTACTGGTTCTCCGACACCATCGCCATCAAGGCGGCGCGGGCCACCCCGGTCAGCGAGGCGGAGATGCCCGAGTACTACCGGATAGTGCGGGAGCTGACCCAGCGCATGGACATGCCCATGCCGCGGCTGTACGTGACCCCCGAGATGCAGCCGAACGCCTTTGCCACCGGCCGCAGTCCCAAGCATGCGGCTGTCGCCGTGACGAGAGGCATTCTCGGGATACTCGACTGGGACGAGCTGCGGGGGGTGCTGGCTCACGAGCTCAGCCACGTGGGCAACCGCGACATCCTGATCGGCTCGGTGGCCGCCGCGGTCGCCATGGGCATCACGTTCGTCTCCCGGATCGCGCTCTGGACGACGATCTTCACCGGAGGTGACGGCGAGAGCGGCGACAACATCTTCGCCACGCTGGCGCTCGTCATCCTCGCCCCGATCGCCGCCTTCCTGCTCCAGCTGGCTCTGACCCGCAGCCGCGAGTACGAGGCCGACCGGTCGGGCGCGCGACTGCTCGGAGACGGCGAGCCGCTGGCTCGGGCGCTGGCCAAGATCGAAGCGGGCGTGAAGGCCGTCCCCATGAACGTCCCCCCCGCCGAGGCCTCCATGTTCATCGTCAACCCACTGAGTGGCCGGCGGGTCAATTTCGCCAACCTGTTCATGACCCACCCGCCGACGGAGCAGCGCATCGCCCGCCTCCGCTCGGGTCAGTGGCGTAGCTGA
- the nuoK gene encoding NADH-quinone oxidoreductase subunit NuoK, with the protein MSLGGPYYLTLAAVLFTIGGVGLLLRRNVLVMFMCVELMLNAVNLTFVTFSRLLNDIGGQSLVFFVLVVAAAEVVVGLGIIVAIFRRRKGATADDLHILKG; encoded by the coding sequence ATGAGCCTCGGCGGTCCCTACTACCTGACGCTGGCCGCCGTGCTGTTCACCATCGGCGGTGTCGGGCTGCTCCTGCGTCGCAACGTGCTGGTCATGTTCATGTGCGTCGAGCTCATGCTCAACGCAGTCAACCTCACCTTCGTCACGTTCTCCCGCCTCCTGAACGACATCGGTGGCCAGTCCCTGGTCTTCTTCGTGCTGGTGGTGGCGGCCGCCGAGGTGGTCGTCGGGCTGGGCATCATCGTCGCCATCTTCCGCCGGCGCAAGGGCGCCACGGCGGACGATCTCCACATCCTGAAGGGCTGA
- the nuoI gene encoding NADH-quinone oxidoreductase subunit NuoI, which yields MGFFDGFRVTIRQVFEPRVTHRYPDEKRPKPPRFHGRHVLGRYEDGMEKCIGCELCAGVCPARCIYVRGADNPPDAPVSPGERFGFVYEINYLRCIHCDLCVEACPTEAITESKLFEFSFVDRQDAIYTKDELVVDDDGRPRHLPWEDWRPGDDAHTSGWMRATSPNGDAAYEGRVQWSGERGYGVRHPEAGQVGDRDDEATGNISIREVDAADIPHRYGGRYR from the coding sequence ATGGGGTTCTTCGACGGCTTCCGGGTGACCATTCGCCAGGTCTTCGAGCCCCGGGTGACCCATCGCTATCCCGATGAGAAGCGGCCCAAGCCGCCGCGCTTCCACGGCCGGCACGTCCTCGGCCGGTACGAGGACGGCATGGAGAAGTGCATCGGGTGCGAGCTGTGCGCCGGCGTGTGCCCGGCGCGCTGCATCTACGTGCGGGGAGCCGACAACCCGCCTGACGCCCCGGTGTCGCCCGGAGAGCGGTTCGGCTTCGTGTACGAGATCAACTACCTGCGCTGCATCCACTGCGACCTGTGCGTGGAGGCCTGCCCGACCGAGGCCATCACCGAGAGCAAGCTGTTCGAGTTCTCCTTCGTCGACCGCCAGGACGCCATTTACACCAAGGACGAGCTCGTCGTCGACGACGACGGCCGTCCCCGCCACCTGCCGTGGGAGGACTGGCGCCCCGGTGACGACGCCCACACCTCGGGCTGGATGCGGGCGACCTCGCCGAACGGCGACGCCGCCTACGAGGGCCGCGTCCAATGGTCGGGCGAGCGCGGCTACGGGGTCCGGCACCCCGAGGCGGGCCAGGTCGGAGACCGGGACGACGAGGCCACCGGCAACATCTCGATTCGGGAGGTCGATGCGGCTGACATCCCGCACCGCTACGGCGGGAGGTACCGCTAG